The following coding sequences are from one Epinephelus fuscoguttatus linkage group LG5, E.fuscoguttatus.final_Chr_v1 window:
- the foxg1c gene encoding forkhead box protein G1c, whose amino-acid sequence MEDLKTPDRLFHKSSFSISSLLLRREGVMSDQESPSPSQKLRSAHQGKSNQEENFDSEKNSETPKLCTKAETKAVTANGKREGNKGESKKSVGSEESVKPEKPPFSYNALIMMAIRQSPERRLTLNGIYEFIMDNFPYYRQNRQGWQNSIRHNLSLNKCFVKVPRHYDDPGKGNYWMLDPCSEDVFIGGTSGKLRRRAAAGSRTKLALKRGGGRLMSSSTATSVTLAAAGSFYWPVPPFLPLQTPVRTHLGTGTYLSAHPRFPNHATSMVSQRSRLSATSAADADRFVQTHQEMSYIGLSCAQSRRHQIGTACTAFSTAIPACTLPLSDPYSFNMISGQASYFYSHQIPCAATFSPCQEECATSKASPGQFLSKNGHSDLGGFCNDFPNYCPQVSSSPPSSWNIEK is encoded by the coding sequence ATGGAGGACTTGAAAACACCGGACCGACTTTTCCACAAGTCCTCATTCAGCATCAGCAGCCTGTTGTTGAGACGAGAAGGAGTGATGAGTGACCAGGAGTCTCCTTCTCCGTCCCAGAAACTGCGCTCCGCACATCAAGGGAAATCCAATCAGGAGGAAAACTTTGACAGTGAGAAGAACTCCGAAACCCCAAAACTGTGCACTAAAGCAGAGACCAAGGCGGTGACTGCAAATGGAAAACGAGAAGGAAATAAAGGAGAGTCGAAGAAAAGCGTTGGATCAGAAGAAAGCGTCAAACCTGAGAAACCTCCTTTCAGTTATAATGCGCTCATCATGATGGCAATCCGCCAGAGCCCGGAACGACGGCTCACACTCAACGGCATCTATGAGTTTATCATGGACAACTTTCCATACTACCGACAGAACAGACAAGGATGGCAAAATTCAATCAGGCACAACTTGAGTCTTAATAAGTGTTTTGTGAAAGTGCCGCGCCACTATGATGACCCGGGGAAAGGCAACTACTGGATGCTGGACCCCTGCAGCGAGGACGTCTTCATAGGTGGCACATCAGGGAAGCTCCGGCGCAGGGCCGCAGCTGGCTCCAGGACCAAGCTGGCGCTGAAAAGGGGAGGAGGTCGCCTGATGTCCTCCAGCACTGCAACCAGTGTGACTTTGGCCGCTGCGGGTTCGTTTTACTGGCCGGTGCCGCCGTTTCTGCCTCTCCAAACACCAGTGCGCACCCACCTTGGCACAGGGACTTATCTGAGCGCTCACCCCCGCTTTCCAAACCACGCCACATCCATGGTGTCACAGCGGTCCCGGCTGAGCGCAACAAGTGCTGCAGACGCGGACCGGTTCGTGCAGACGCACCAGGAGATGTCTTACATTGGACTCAGTTGCGCGCAATCCCGACGCCATCAGATTGGCACCGCCTGCACCGCTTTCTCCACAGCCATCCCCGCGTGCACCTTGCCGCTGTCGGATCCCTACTCTTTTAACATGATCTCCGGACAAGCCAGCTACTTTTACTCTCACCAAATACCATGTGCCGCAACGTTTAGTCCGTGCCAAGAGGAGTGCGCCACGTCTAAGGCGTCTCCGGGACAATTTTTATCCAAGAACGGCCACTCAGACCTCGGGGGATTCTGTAATGACTTTCCAAATTACTGCCCTCAAGTCAGCTCAAGCCCTCCTTCGTCCTGGAATATAGAAAAGTAG